The Burkholderiales bacterium JOSHI_001 genomic sequence ACCTGCGGGTCGGCCCAGCCGCCGGTGATGTGGAATTCACGCGTGTTGGCCGCCTGCAGCGGCCGGCGCAGCACCCACTGCGCCAGGAAGGTGCCCAGGCCCACCGCCGGGTTGATGGCGGCATAGGCCAGCGACGCGGTGCCCGCGTTCAGCTCGGGCACCACCACCACGCGCAGGTCCTGGGTTTCACGCGCGATGTCGGCCGTGCCTTCCATCAGCACCGCAGCCTGAACGCCGCGCAGGCGCAGGTTGCTGGTGTGGGCCTGGCCGCGCGACAGGCTCAGGTCGCCGGCCACGTTGTCGAAGGCAAAGCCTTCCTGGAACACGTCGCGGAAGTCCAGCAGCAGCCGCCGCGGCAGGGCCTGCAGGCTCAGCACGCCCAGCAGCCGCGCGGCGCCGGCGTCGGCCTTCAGGAACTGGCCGGCGTCCAGCGTCAGGTTCATCTGCCCGTCCAGCGTGGGAATGTCCAGCGCCAGCGGTGAGCCCACCCAGGCCACCTGGCCCTGCATGCGGCCCTTGCCGCCCTTGACCACGCGGCCGAAGCCCAGGCGTTCCAGCAGCGCGCCGCTGTCGGCCAGGTCCAGCTTGAAGTCCATCACCATGCGCCGGCGCGTGCTGCCCGGCGGGGCGGTCCACAGGCCGCTGCCGTTGAGCTGGGCTTCGGGCGTGACCAGCTTCAGCTTGGTCAGGCGCCATTCGCGGGGCTCGCGCGGCGCGTCGCCGCTGGCCACGCCGCGGTTCACGGCTTCCAGTTCCACCCGACCCAGCTTCTTGCCGCGCAGTTCGAAGTCGTCGATCACCACGTCCAGCGCCGGCACGCTGGCCGGGGCCTGGTCCAGCAGGGTCTCCACGCTGGCGGCGTCCGACGGCGGCAGGTTCAGTCGCGTCAGCCGTGCATACACCCGCCCGGCCCCGCCAGCGCGGCGCGGTTCGCGGTATTCCACATAACCGGCTGCCTGTTCGGCATCGATGTTGGCGCGCCAGGTGCTGTCGGCGCCGTCCTGCAGGCGCGACAGGCGCAGGTCCATGCGGCTCAGGCGCCGCTGGCCAGTGACCAGTTCCTGCGCTTTCAGGCGGATGTCCTGCGGCAGGTAGCCGCCGTCGAAGGGCAGGGCCGCCGCGGTGGCGCCCGGCGCGGCCGGCGGCGCGGTTTTCTGGAAGCGCTGCAGCGCGGCCTGCCAGGCGTCCACGTTCAGGCTGCTGAACTCCACCAGCGCCTGGCCGCCCGGCACCAGGGCCGGCAGCGGCATGTTCACCGCCACCGCGCTGCGTTGCACCTGGGCCCCGGCGGCAGACAGCTCGCGCTGGAACTGGGCGTGAAAGCTCGGGCCCAGTTCCAGCTTCAGCAGGTCGCGCGGTGTCTGGCCCGGCGCCAGGGAATCGGGCAGCAAGGTGCTCGACAGCCGCAGCAGGCCCGGCGCTTCGGCCGCCTTGCCCAGCGGCGCCGGCAGGTCGATGGCCATGCCGGTGAGCGGGCTGCTGACGTTGAGTTCCTGCCAGCCCTTCACATAGCCCAGCTGCAGCTTGTAGGGCGCGCTGCCGCTCATCAGCTGCGCGGCACGCGCCACCGGGCCCAGCTCCGGCAAGCGGCGCAGGCCGTCGGCCGTGGCCGTGCCCTGGCCGGTGAAGCGCAGGCTGCCGTCGGGCTGGCTGCCGCCGTCGAAGCTGGCGTCGCCGCCGGCCACGCGCGCCGCACCGCCCACGATGGCAAAACCCTTGTGGCTGAAGTCCACCCGGCCGCGCGCGCCGGCCAGCAGCGGCGTGCCGGGCTGGATGCGCACGTCGCCACCCAGCAATTGCACGCTGCCCTTGACCGTGCTGGCCGACAGCTTGGTCAAGGGCAAGGTCAGCGACAGATTCAGCTCGGCAGGGCCGGCGGCGCTGGCCTGGGCCAGCATGTGTTGGGTCCATTCGCCCACCGGCGTGGCGTTCAGGTAGCGCAGCAGGTCGCCGGCCGGACCGCGTGCCTGGCCGTCGATGCGCACCGGCGCGCCTTCGGCGAAATCGGAGATGCCGCCGTTCACATTGCGCAGCTCGGTGCCCCACAGCCGCCCCTGCGCGTTGCGGATGCTCATGGACACGCGGTCGAACACCAGTTCACCCTGCACCTGGGTGAAGG encodes the following:
- a CDS encoding TIGR02099 family protein (TIGRFAM: TIGR02099 family protein); the protein is MSLSTSDPVVLAPSRRQLVSAPARRWWQTSLRWLAYGLFALWSVLLLAWLTLHWGILPHIDDWRPRIEALATRSVGAPVRIGRIQVKEGGWVPAMELLDVQLMDPQGRSALRLPRVAAALSVPALLALELRFEQLLIEDPELDIRRDASGRIFVGGLDLGAGGSGGEGAADWFFEQHEFVIRGATLRWLDEQRAAPPLALTGVQLVIRNGLRRHDLRLDATLPEGWGERFSLRARLRQPLLARAADFSQWSGTLHADLPHAEVAQLRHYVNLPLALAEGSGAMRLWLDLDQGQPRTGTADLALRDVTLRLSPQLAPMNFTQMQGRFEAQQSAQQWRVAASQFGFVTGDGRQWPAGRMALSLNRAPVPSKAPPASATAWLGGPLAGGEFSADRLDLPVLASLAERLPLGDGVRRLLAGMAPQGGIQDLALRWDGPLDAPRQYQASARFKGVSIASAPSPEARGIGRPGVRQADIDLNATETGGEARLVVAGGALDFPGVFEQPVVPLTRLDSQLQWRITPAGAAGGAPQVALQVKEARFENDEVKGELNATWHTGAATTFGKGGRLPGVLDMSGKLLRGKATAVARYLPLGIPAAARHYVQNAVQAGKVESATFKVKGDLWNFPFYNAKEGEFNIAGQVRDVQLAYVPSTPADPATREPAWASPWPAFTQVQGELVFDRVSMSIRNAQGRLWGTELRNVNGGISDFAEGAPVRIDGQARGPAGDLLRYLNATPVGEWTQHMLAQASAAGPAELNLSLTLPLTKLSASTVKGSVQLLGGDVRIQPGTPLLAGARGRVDFSHKGFAIVGGAARVAGGDASFDGGSQPDGSLRFTGQGTATADGLRRLPELGPVARAAQLMSGSAPYKLQLGYVKGWQELNVSSPLTGMAIDLPAPLGKAAEAPGLLRLSSTLLPDSLAPGQTPRDLLKLELGPSFHAQFQRELSAAGAQVQRSAVAVNMPLPALVPGGQALVEFSSLNVDAWQAALQRFQKTAPPAAPGATAAALPFDGGYLPQDIRLKAQELVTGQRRLSRMDLRLSRLQDGADSTWRANIDAEQAAGYVEYREPRRAGGAGRVYARLTRLNLPPSDAASVETLLDQAPASVPALDVVIDDFELRGKKLGRVELEAVNRGVASGDAPREPREWRLTKLKLVTPEAQLNGSGLWTAPPGSTRRRMVMDFKLDLADSGALLERLGFGRVVKGGKGRMQGQVAWVGSPLALDIPTLDGQMNLTLDAGQFLKADAGAARLLGVLSLQALPRRLLLDFRDVFQEGFAFDNVAGDLSLSRGQAHTSNLRLRGVQAAVLMEGTADIARETQDLRVVVVPELNAGTASLAYAAINPAVGLGTFLAQWVLRRPLQAANTREFHITGGWADPQVARVQRKPGEAAPDIDNLPSPAAAASSPPSNP